The following are encoded together in the Rhizoctonia solani chromosome 10, complete sequence genome:
- a CDS encoding Retrovirus-related Pol polyprotein from transposon TNT 1-94 — MQGGITLKIQHPPMSKFSDVPITPSGPNSSDNTVPSAYNFFDSPSTVLPTNTGTPDLTYSMVTPTTPEPTIDKLCKQFKQLYLNEPSIPKQPNPTLALSGDMEPTWTFINNEPPTPTTNSPTVAEALSGPNAEEWWKAMAKEVSTLEQMGMYELTDLPPKRKAMGNKWVLVLKHDENGTPIRHKARLVAQGFSQQPGIDFDKTFAPVVRLDSIRTLVSIANQYNWDIQQLDVNLAYLHAKVDKDLYMQQIPYFSDGTNKVLKLKRSIYGLKQAGRMWNKLYDTKLKAIGYTPCFTDACVYHRINNINGELCVSIIATHVDNSIVISLPNHSDITISKLLRAFDMRNLGPIHHFLGIAFQRNCKNGIITLNQAAYINSLVDYAGLAEAYPADTPFSPTVQLT; from the exons atGCAAGGAGGGATTACCCTCAAGATCCAGCACCCTCCCATGTCCA AGTTCTCCGATGTCCCTATCACGCCCAGCGGCCCCAATAGCTCCGACAACACTGTACCTAGCGCATACAACTTCTTTGACAGTCCCTCCACCGTACTACCCACCAATACCGGCACCCCGGACCTTACCTACTCGATGGTCACCCCAACAACACCCGAACCAACCATTGACAAACTTTGCAAACAATTCAAACAGCTATACCTCAATGAACCATCAATCCCCAAACAGCCAAACCCCACCTTGGCGTTGTCCGGAGATATGGAACCAACGTGGACGTTCATCAACAATGAACCGCCAACGCCGACGACCAACAGTCCTACCGTTGCGGAGGCGCTATCCGGGCCAAACGCAGAGGAATGGTGGAAGGCAATGGCCAAGGAGGTCAGCACCCTTGAACAAATGGGAATGTACGAACTAACAGACTTACCACCCAAACGCAAGGCAATGGGGAACAAATGGGTCCTTGTACTCAAGCACGACGAGAACGGCACACCCATCCGACACAAGGCAAGACTTGTAGCCCAAGGATTTAGTCAGCAACCCGGCATTGATTTTGACAAGACATTTGCACCCGTCGTACGTCTTGATTCAATCCGTACGCTTGTATCAATTGCTAACCAGTACAATTGGGATATACAACAGCTCGATGTAAACTTGGCTTACCTACACGCCAAAGTCGACAAAGATTTATACATGCAGCAAATCCCTTATTTTAGCGACGGTACAAACAAAGTGTTAAAATTAAAGCGATCAATTTACGGACTGAAACAAGCAGGACGGATGTGGAATAAACTATACGACACAAAGCTGAAAGCAATTGGATACACACCATGCTTTACCGACGCATGTGTATACCACCGAATCAACAACATTAACGGTGAGCTGTGTGTGTCAATCATAGCTACACATGTTGACAATTCAATTGTCATATCATTGCCAAACCACTCTGATATTACAATATCCAAACTCTTGCGCGCATTCGACATGCGCAACCTCGGACCGATACATCACTTCCTTGGAATAGCATTCCAACGCAATTGTAAGAATGGCATCATCACACTCAACCAAGCAGCATATATTAACTCACTAGTTGATTATGCAGGCCTTGCAGAAGCTTACCCTGCCGACACTCCTTTTAGCCCGACCGTACAACTCACTTGA